Within Ascaphus truei isolate aAscTru1 unplaced genomic scaffold, aAscTru1.hap1 HAP1_SCAFFOLD_3054, whole genome shotgun sequence, the genomic segment TCTCTGCGCTGCTGCGTGGCTCAGGTTGGCTGCCTCAAGTTCTGCTGCCAGTTGCCTTTTCCACTTGTTCCTTCGGTTCTGAAACCAGATCTTAACCTGGGTCTCTGTCAGGTGCAGTGAGGCTGCGAGTCCTGCCCTCTCCGAGCTGCTCAGGTACCTCTTCATGTCAAAGGTGGATTCCAACTGGAACACCTGACTCCTGGAGAACACGGTTCGGGTCTTCTTCTTCCTGCAGGGCTTCTTGTCCGGGCTCTCGTCTCTCTTCTTCCAGTCTTCGCTGCTCTCCTcctttttgccttcctctgtctcactctcctcCAGGATGATCTCCTCTGGGCTCTTGGATTCACTCTCTTTGGGGTCCAAGTTGGGTTTGAGAGGGTGGATGGGTTCGGGGGTGTCTCTTTCTCCACCAGAGGCTGGAGACGAGGGGCCAAGCAGGAGGCTCTTCTCGGGAACTAAAGATACACAAGTAACTACCATTAGTCACTGCCACAATAACAGTAACAtgaccatcatcatcatcatcatcatcatcattaccaTCTGAAAACAACATTAAGATCTCCAGAAAATGTTTGATTTATTTCAGCCCCCAACTTTAGAGCAATGAGCTCATTATTTTTAATTGACGTTAAAACAAATGTTTTAATAGATGTAATCAAAGAATTAATGTGTCCCCCAAttgcaaaaaaataatacatatttgCATCGGGTTTACTAGTGATAAGAAAATAAAGAGAAGAAAAGGAAAAGACTAAGGGGGGAAAAGCATTGATATCTTACATTAAAAAATACTTTTGTATTTAATCTCATACTGTGAATAATAAGATATGTGTTACATTTCGAGAAGCGTTTCCATTAGCATGGTTCATATTATTTGAATATATTGTCTTTTCTTTGCAACTCGCTATTTTTGGATATGCAGATTTGCTCCAAAAGAGGAAAGTCATTTTATTCTAAAATTGAATACTCAAAAGACACGATTTCCGTTCCCTgtttctatctatttatctaattATCTCTCTTTTCATCCATCAAACTCTTCATTTAACTGCAGCCAGAGAAACCCATCTCAATACGTATCAAGCTCAGCACTTAGCCTCCTATTAATACACCTGTCCATTTGCTACATTATGCAGTGGCTATTCATTCCAGCTTCTGTTAATTGAAGTGACCCTTTCTtccttttaataaatgtacttttaTAAACTCTCTTTTCCACCTGTCCCTAATTTGTTTCTAAGCCTTACAAGTCTTTGCATTTATTCCCATGTTCAGCGTTttattgttccccccccccccccccattttatctctcatatatatttgtaatttttgttttgttttcttgaaTTCTTTTAgcattttttctctctcccttgtgGATTCTACAACTCTAATATTGCTCTTTTCCCTTTCTCCCTGTCTATCTTCTTTGCCCCCACACACCTGTATAGACCTTTCCATTGGGGGGCAGTTTGTACCTTCAGTCCTGGGTGTGTGGCCTCCATGGGTCAAGGTATATGAGTACCACCAGGCGGGAGATCTCTCCAGGTAATGAGCAGGTAAGGCGAACCTCTGGGTCGGGATCTCCAGTCGGGGGAAGGAGAGATCTGTCAAAGGGGATAAGGCAAAGGCCGCTGCGTCCAGGGTGCCTTTGAATGGGGTGAAGAGAGACTTGGGGGGCCGGGTTGCCCTCGATGGTTCACAAGTCAGGAGACTCTTGATGGAGAAGGGAGACTCCTTGGCCGGAATGCTACGGCTGTCTTGTCCTGTCTCAGGCATGGTTCAGGTGAGATCTAACCATCAACCAAGTGCCAGGAGCGAAACTGTTCCAGGGGCACAAGAAGTGAACCCCGAAATccggagatagagggagagacagagaagaggaGTGGGGCTAGGAGTCCCAACCCAACATCTGGAGCAGAGAGGCCAGGAACTACCTATCCAAAGTTACAAGCTAAACAGCCATCTaggggagcagcagccagcacctgcagacTTGGAAGGCTGATAGCAACTGGGAAAAGGCAGGAGAAGGAAGAGCCAaacagaggaggagggagggagggagaggaggaaaaggaccaggaggaggaggaggaggaggaggaggaggaggaggagggagggttgAGAAGCCAGCCCAGCTCCCACACTCTGCGCTTTGGCTCTAGGCTAGAAGAGCTCGCCTCTTATTGGCTTTATATAGTCCAATTAGGCAGCAAATGAAGACAGTGCTATTAGCACAAAGGGATATTGGCTCTTCTAAAGCACCATTAGAAGTGCAGCGGGCAAATGACACAGATCTGACTATTGGCACAAACTGGAGCCTGCTCTGTGCTGGGACTTCTGTTTTCTGTTTTCTAAGGCAATACTGTGTATGGCTGAAGGCTGGCCCTGAGAGTTTGtgtcagaggggaggggggggtaagggggagggggaaagggggataagggggagggggaagggagggacaaAAGAAGGTGAAGAAAGAAAAGAGCTGGAAAGAGAACAGTCATCAGTTGCCCCATTTCAGGTTTAACATACATTTACAAACCATCCTGTAGAGGTTGTGTTATACGATGCCCAAAAGTAAAATTTTCATTGATTCACTTCGCACTCTTCCTGCAAGAAGAAACGTCCTTAAAAGCATCCCCATCTGAACAGTGTAAATTCTAACAACACCAATTCACTAATTCCCCTTCTCAGAACATAGTAATTATGTGGACAGCCATACATCTACAATGATTATCTCAACTGTTTATTATCACGACTAGTTTTTATTTACCACTAATTGACAcattaagtatttttttttgttgcagcaTTTCCAGTGTTTCTTTATAAAGACACAGGATTTCACAATTAGAAGACATGATTACATTTACATTAAGGCAATTAGTTGCTTTTGCATTTTCTAGGACATGCAGAATGTTGCTCCTATAACAGGCATATTTTCACAGTCATATCATGTACCTTCATATGGTAATAAATCTCTGTGATAAGAACGTCCCTCTGATAAAAGGCATCTTTTCACAGCTATTGAGTGTTCTCACAATGACGGTAATTTCCATTACACAAACATCACTCTTTCAGCCACACATCACCGTTACAAACCCCAACACGTTCCTTTCTGAACTaattttacacatttttttttgtaattaggTTGCGTTTTCTACATCATGTTCTCATTTTAAAAGAATCATTTTCTTATCTtcgtacatatatacatttttaaaaaatcaggtcagcatttttatatgtaaaaaTAATTATCAGCAACatgtttgattaaaaaaaatcgttgacaaaaaaatgaaaacatacattTGCACAAGTCAGACATTTTCTTAAAATGTTAACAAAAGGTTGTAATTCTGATTTTGACATTTTAATTGAAACACTTCAAACAAATATTTCGGATAATTGCGCATTTTAACGATTCCTTGGCTATTCAAGGTGCACAGAGTAAAATCCGTGTTCATTTTTGCAGAATGTCTCCCTTTTGGGCTGTGCTTACTCTCTTGGCAGCTTCAACAAAGTGGAGATTTCAGGGCTTATTTGAAAACATTATATTTTACACAACGCATAACAAACCGCATATTAAAATTCCCTGTCCTGAATAtgagtttgtatttttatttcaagCATAATTTCCCCCTATACCAGTGCCCTGTAGATCTCGGAAACCCATATTAAGCCCTGAACAACGTATCACATTTCCCTACATTGGACTCCGGGTGGATTTTTGCTGTAGATTAGGAGGATGGGGTGTGTTTGAGTAGGGGGATTGTTGTCTGCCTAGTTATTATTCTGGCAGTACATTACATCCCTGCACAGATAAGCACACACAGGAGTTGGATCTGACCCTTTCCTTCCACGTGATAAACCTGTTGTCAGAGCTTCATATAAATATGTCGGTAGTGAAAATCTACTTGTACAGAGAGGAAATAAAGTGTTTCCAGACCTTATTCTTCTCTAACTGGCTACAGAAAGGTAGCAATTTACCCCCAACCAAAACAGCTCAGGTGCTCCCATCCTCTCCGTTCTGACAGGTGTTTGGTTATTTTCACCCACACTTGATTCATTTGGAAAATACAAATCTGGTGTTCTGctcctgttttttttatataagtatttttattaaatgtcttTATCATTTTAAGTTTCGCTTCATTGGATATGAACCATTTCTTCTATGACCATTTTCTTTAAATCAATGGCCccatcttatttatttataaaaatgttttaccaggaagtaatacattgagagttacctctggttttcaagtatgtcctggacacatagatatacagtaacaataaatggttacattaagtgagcaaggttacACATTATATAGAAGtacattgcatgtacagta encodes:
- the LOC142483184 gene encoding homeobox protein HMX3-like, whose amino-acid sequence is MPETGQDSRSIPAKESPFSIKSLLTCEPSRATRPPKSLFTPFKGTLDAAAFALSPLTDLSFPRLEIPTQRFALPAHYLERSPAWWYSYTLTHGGHTPRTEVPEKSLLLGPSSPASGGERDTPEPIHPLKPNLDPKESESKSPEEIILEESETEEGKKEESSEDWKKRDESPDKKPCRKKKTRTVFSRSQVFQLESTFDMKRYLSSSERAGLAASLHLTETQVKIWFQNRRNKWKRQLAAELEAANLSHAAAQRIVRVPILYHENSSSAESGSSAANVPVSQPLLTFPHPVYYSHPVVTSVPLLRPV